In Camelina sativa cultivar DH55 chromosome 13, Cs, whole genome shotgun sequence, the genomic window TCAATGTAAGCtcctttttacttctttttgatTAGATTGGTAAGTGTAGAGATTTTGCAAGTTGAAAAAATGGGAATTTTAGTAATCACTAGATCCCCAAAAGTATCAAATTATGCTATTTTTAGCAGTTTCCTCTTAAGTTTTGTTTGGTTCCTAAGTTTAATACATACTGTCTAAATTAGTTTAGGAACAGGATTTGCTCCATCAATTTTGATTTCCTTCAAGCCAGATGCTAAAATCACGCAATAAGTCGAGATATTGGGTTTAGATTACCTATGTTGGTCTTTCTTTTGTCCACATAGTCAATTGGCTAATTGCATGTTAGGTTGAATCCATGTAGGATCAACATGAAGCTTCTtaattatgtataaaataagttaattaactttttttctggTGTAGAAGGTGAGGCTGATGCAGATTGCATTCTTATAATCATAAGATAATGAATGTGGTTTAGGAGTTAGTGAtttattaaagatatataaaagcTGAAGgaatataaaattcataaagCTTATACCTTTTGGAAACTCAAGTGGTCAAATAAAAAGTTAGTTGGATTGGATAAGACTTCTCAGGTCATAGGTTTTTTAGATTCTGAATTAAGTAACCTTCTTTGTCTTATGGCTACAATGTTCACTTGCTAGCTACTCATTTATTGAATCAACTAAAGCACCCACAATTCTGCAGATGTGGAGGTGCCTGTGGTCTGCGCCATACTCATAATCTTGTTCTCGCTACAACACTATGGAACACATCGTTTAGGGTTTGTATTTGCTCCCATTGTGCTGACATGGCTTCTCTGCATAAGCACCATTGGTGTATACAACATCTTCCATTGGAATCCTCATGTTTACAAAGCATTGTCTCCTTATTACATCTACAAGTTCCTCAAGAAAACTCGTAAACGCGGTTGGATGTCTCTCGGAGGCATCCTTTTATGCATAACAGGTAAGAAAAAGAGAGCGAAAGagtctttgattttgagttTCAAGCCTTTTGCTCataacttattttctttgtgtttttttttccaggctCAGAAGCTATGTTTGCTGATCTAGGACACTTCACTCAGTTGTCAATACAGGTAAACTTGGAAtctttttgtgttctgtttattAGCATTCTCTCAAATTTCCATATTTATTTGTCTCTCTGGCTGCAGATTGCATTCACATTTGCTGTTTACCCGTCATTAATCCTCGCATACATGGGTCAAGCCGCGTATCTATCTAAGCACCATGTCCTCGAGAGTGATTACAGAATTGGATTTTATGTTTCTGTACCCGGTAAATCTACTCCTCATCATCTTGTTTAACCAGCTAAAAATGCAATTCTTTGTTTGGCATAGTTTTCACTAGTTTGTTTGTTGCTGTGTATAGAGAAAATAAGATGGCCAGTTTTGGCGATTGCTATTTTGGCGGCTGTTGTCGGAAGTCAGGCGATAATCACAGGAACATTCTCGATCATCAAGCAATGTACTTCTCTAGGTTGCTTCCCAAAAGTCAAAATCGTACACACTTCATCTAGAATGCACGGTCAGATATATATCCCTGAGATCAATTGGACTCTCATGCTCTTGTGCTTAGCCGTCACCATTGGCTTCCGCGATACCAAACACATAAGTAACGCCTCAGGTACAGTATCCATACACCATAGCCATAACCATTAATCAAGAAAATCACAGGTTCTGAATATTTTCTTCTCTGTAATCTGTATTGCAGGTTTGGCGGTTATTACCGTTATGCTGGTAACGACCTGCTTGATGTCACTGGTAATCATCTTATGCTGGCGCAAAAGCTCACTCTACGCACTAgcctttattttcttctttggaacAATCGAAGCTCTTTATTTCTCAGCTTCACTCATCAAATTCCTCGAAGGCGCTTGGGTTCCAGTAGCCctctccttcatcttcctcctcatcatgTACGTTTGGCACTACGGAACACTTAAGCGTTACGAATTCGACGTCCAGAACAAAGTCTCAATCAACTGGCTCCTCACACTCTTCGGCTCCTCAAACCTAGGCATTGTCCGAGTCCGTGGGATAGGCGTGATCAACACCGAGCTAGTAGCCGGTATACCAGCAATCTTCTCTCATTTCATCACTAACCTCCCGGCGTTTCACCAAGTTGTCGTCTTCCTCTGCGTGAAATCTGTCCCCGTACCGCATGTGAAACCGGAAGAACGGTTTCTCGTCGGAAGGGTCGGGCCAAAGGAGTACCGGCTATATCGATGTATAGCTCGGTATGGATACCGTGACGTACATAAAGATGACGTTGAGTTTGAGAACGACCTCATTTGCAGTATCGCGGAGTTTATACGTTCGGATAAACCGTTAAATTACTCCCCGGACCTGGAAAACGAATCCGGAACCAATGAGAGACTAACTGTCGTCGCTGCTTCCTCATCCAATCTTGAAGGCGTACAATTCTTTGAAGATGATGGCTCTGACAAACAAGAACCATCCTCTTCTTCGGAGGTAACCGTGGTGGTGGCTCCTTCGCCGAGAATCAAGAAAAGGGTACGGTTTGTGTTACCGGAAAGTGCGAGGATCGAAAGATCTGCGGAGGAGGAGCTAACAGAGCTTACTGAGGCTCGTGAGGCAGGAATGGCGTTTATAATGGGACATTCGTATGTGAGAGCAAAATCGGGATCGAGTGTGATGAAGAAGATCGCTATCAACTTTGGCTACGATTTTCTGAGAAGAAACTCGAGAGGGCCTTGTTATGGTCTCTCTACTCCTCACGCTTCTACTTTAGAAGTTGGTATGGTTTATATCGTTTGActatactttttgtttgttttttttgttgtgaaagTTGATAcatcaattttgtaaatttgtgatAAGATAAATTTGTcagagttcttttttttgttttgtaatttttgtgtaGAGATGTTAGAGTTGCTTGTGGCATAAGTAAgataagctttttgtttttgtaatgatttGTCCCTACTGATTAATAAGATCCAAAGAGGAAAGATTGAAGAATAAGCAGACAAGACTCAAGAGCATATGATTCTTGTCTCTTTATGTTTCTTTAACTGcaaatcttctcttttgtcGGTTTAgctcatcatatatatatatatacaagtgcATATTTATCTACATCTACTCTTTAAACTTGTGAGCAgctcttgctctgttttccttaatgataaaaaaacaaaagatgaggAAAAATGcaaatttgttggttttgtctctaattttcatgtttttcttttgtgggtTATCCTCAGTTTCAGCTAAACCTCCTCCTGTTAGTGAGTTCTTTATTACCCTATattgactcttttttttcttttttttaaatataaaatcatctttgtaaaacatgttttcatttttgttgggATAAATGTCTGAAAatgttcttgtttttctctgttttgggaACAGAGATTGTAAGTGGACTTGTGACAAATGTAGCATCAATGCTCTGGAAATGGTTATGGTCTCTTCAAACATCAACAACCACAACGACCACCACAAAATCTGGTAATTAAACTGACGTCCCACATCATAGCGTTTTATTAATTGTGATCTTGATGTCAAAGTTTCAGTTAAAGTGAAACAAAATGAGATAATGTGACAGGTGTTTCTAGTCGTTCCATGGTGAAATATGAAAGTGGATATAACATAGAGACAGTGTTTGATGGAAGTAAGCTTGGGATTGAGCCCTATGCAATTGAAGTTTCTTCTAATGGTGGAGAGCTTATTGTCTTGGATTCTGAAAACAGTAATATCCACAAAATATCCATGCCTCTTTCTAGATGTAAGTTcatgttcttcttttcttgaaatAGGTTGATGAAAAAAGAATCGGTTTCTCCGGACCCATACGCAATTATACAcgaataatttcatttttttctagaaTATTATATCTCTATTGCCTAGCCCTTAAATATGATGACCCACCAAAAATGTTGAATCATGTATGTATTATGCTTTGCTTCAAGATGGGGATTCGTTTTCTTTCGCTTTTTATTAGTTCACTTACAAAAGTGAGCTTCTTCTCATTTTAGATTccaaagtttctttctttgacAACCAAAGCATTTTATagattactttaaaattttggacTTTAGTCCACAACACGACTCATTAGCTTTTAttcatgttctgttttgttctctgtttttcaggtttattctttttgttgtttcttgttagTCAAGTTAAATAAACTTTTGTCGGATTAAATCaccaaacttttttcttttaaatagaTTATATGATTCAAATTAGATAGATTCAGATTCTCACGTTCTTACTTACAGTTCTTTAAGCTGATCTCACAATCTGATTCTGAGTTTTGAATCTATTTGAAGATGGTAAACCAAAGCTAGTCTCTGGTTCACAAGAAGGCTACACAGGACACGTCGATGGGAAGctcaaagaagcaaaaatgaaTCGTCCTCGAGGATTAGCTATCGACGGCAGTGGGAACATCTACGTCGCAGATACTAACAATATGGTCATACGCAAGATCAGCGACGACGGTAACTTACATACAATTCGTTTGCATGCGTTTACGCTTTGAAAAACGCAATTTCAAAACGTTTTTGGCTTTATTTACTTTCAGGAGTCTCAACCATCGCCGCTGGAGGAAGATGGAGCGGTGGATCTAAAGAAGAGTCGATGAGATTCTCTGATGACTTTGATTTGATATACGTCTCTTCAAGCTGCTCTCTTTTAGTCATTGATCGAGGGAATCAAATGATTAGAGAGATTCAGCTTCACGATCACGACTGCTCTCATCAAGAACCTGACACTGATGATAGTCTCCATCTTGGTAACCTTCTGACAAAACAATTTTCTCTAGAAGCGATGCTTTGCTTGAGTTTGAATACGTTAGGTTTACATCTTTGCAGGAACCGCTTTGCTCGTAGCTGCTATGTTCTTTGGATATATGTTTGCATTATTAGTACGTAGAGTACGATCGTTGTTCTCTTGGTCACGTCATGTGAGTGAATCGGtttgatttggttcggtttgaaATCTGAACCGGCGTAGAAAACCAATAACCCTCGTTGATCTGTTTTCTAATTTCAGGATAGTAAAAAGTATGTAGCAAAACAGAACATGAAAATGGCTCCATATCAACGCTATCCAAGACCGGTTCGACAACCCTTAATCCCACCTCAACACGAACCggaaaaggaagaaggattTCTCGGTTCGCTTGGAAAGCTAGTGGTGAAAACCGGTTCTTCGGTTTCCGAGATGATGTCCGGTTCTAGAAATGTAATCCCACCAAACTTTCATCAGTACCACCATCAGCAAGAACAGAATCAGTGGCCGGTACAAGAGAGCTTTGCTATACCAGAAGAAGATGGACCACCGGCCTTAGAACCACGATCAGGTACGAATCCGGATAAACCATACCTTAGAGCACaatcaacaaaccaaaaccgGTCTTATTACCAAGACTATGACCAATACCAAAACCAGCAGAAACGAAACGCGAACGATGCGGCGTCGTTCGANNNNNNNNNNNNNNNNNNNNNNNNNNNNNNNNNNNNNNNNNNNNNNNNNNNNNNNNNNNNNNNNNNNNNNNNNNNNNNNNNNNNNNNNNNNNNNNNNNNNNNNNNNNNNNNNNNGAAGAAGGATTTCTCGGTTCGCTTGGAAAGCTAGTGGTGAAAACCGGTTCTTCGGTTTCCGAGATGATGTCCGGTTCTAGAAATGTAATCCCACCAAACTTTCATCAGTACCACCATCAGCAAGAACAGAATCAGTGGCCGGTACAAGAGAGCTTTGCTATACCAGAAGAAGATGGACCACCGGCTTTAGAACCACGATCAGGTACAAATCCGGATAAACCATACCTTAGAGCACaatcaacaaaccaaaaccgGTCTTATTACCAAGACTATGACCAATACCAAAACCAGCAGAAACGAAACGCCAACGATGCGACGTCGTTCGAAGACAACCGAGAGAAGAACGAGATCGTGTTTGGGGCAGTTCAGGAGCAGGACGGTCGCCGAGAAGCAATGGTGATCAAGGCCGTTGATTTCAACGAAGCCGTGAACGATCAGCGAAATCTACGTCCTAGAATTAATTATATGGGATACTCTTCTCAAGTTTACTGATCACGCAAAGTCAAAACTTTCATAATTCACATAGATCAGAGTGTGTGTaagtgtaatatatatattgcttatgTTTTACTAGTCCTACGTTAATGTAGTATATATGAAAGATACTTTAAAATCAAACAGTATgcttaatcataatttaattgagcgttgatgtttttttttttttactaattggGACATAATATTATAGAGAACCGTATCAATGGTCGATCGAATAactttaatgataaaaaaaaaattggccgGCTTGGATTTTGCAAAGATTCTTTCAATGAAtctgttattaaaaaaaaacatccattCACACTCCGCCACGTCAGTAACATATTCGACCGTTTAAAAAGTTACCGGCAAAAACGGTTTATAGCACCGACCATCTCAATTTCTCAACATTAAAAAGTTCAGTTCCGGTTAATATTACAAAACCGATGAGAAGATTCCTCAAAACCGGTTTGGAAGTTACGCAATTACAGCTCTTTGTCTTTTTTAGTTTGCCATTTATTTTTTCCGTTCCTCTCCCCTAAAGAAACGCATTATACAGagtaatagagagagaaagaaagaaaaaaagaagaagaaggagatttcttgcaaagagagaaagagagagagaaaattagggttagggtttgcagagaaaacagagaggaAGGAGGATTTCAAAATCCCATCCCTGTATTGATTCTCTCTTCCCCTCAATCATAATCTTCTCGGATCTTTTCATTGTTCATCATATATAATGGGGATTCAATCTTATCCCATCTCTGAGACTGAAATGGACGCGACGGATGAAATGCACGAAGCCATGTTCGCCAAACGAGGTTGTTGTTTCCTCCTCCCTTGTCTCGGATCATCTCAGCCGTCTGGTCCTCCTAACGGATCCGTATGGTGGCAACGGATCAGAACCGTCGACAAACTTGAGCCTGATGAGAGGTGGTGGGTCTCCGGGTGG contains:
- the LOC104735506 gene encoding potassium transporter 8, with translation MDLERLSPRNPVKKESWWTVLTLAYQSLGVVYGDLATSPLYVYKSTFAEDITHSETNEEIFGVLSLIFWTLTLIPLVKYVFIVLRADDNGEGGTFALYSLLCRHARISSLPNFQLADEDLSEYKNNSGEDSRRSLKATGWSLKNTLEKHKFLQNMLLVLALIGTCMVIGDGVLTPAISVFSAVSGLELSMSKQQHQYVEVPVVCAILIILFSLQHYGTHRLGFVFAPIVLTWLLCISTIGVYNIFHWNPHVYKALSPYYIYKFLKKTRKRGWMSLGGILLCITGSEAMFADLGHFTQLSIQIAFTFAVYPSLILAYMGQAAYLSKHHVLESDYRIGFYVSVPEKIRWPVLAIAILAAVVGSQAIITGTFSIIKQCTSLGCFPKVKIVHTSSRMHGQIYIPEINWTLMLLCLAVTIGFRDTKHISNASGLAVITVMLVTTCLMSLVIILCWRKSSLYALAFIFFFGTIEALYFSASLIKFLEGAWVPVALSFIFLLIMYVWHYGTLKRYEFDVQNKVSINWLLTLFGSSNLGIVRVRGIGVINTELVAGIPAIFSHFITNLPAFHQVVVFLCVKSVPVPHVKPEERFLVGRVGPKEYRLYRCIARYGYRDVHKDDVEFENDLICSIAEFIRSDKPLNYSPDLENESGTNERLTVVAASSSNLEGVQFFEDDGSDKQEPSSSSEVTVVVAPSPRIKKRVRFVLPESARIERSAEEELTELTEAREAGMAFIMGHSYVRAKSGSSVMKKIAINFGYDFLRRNSRGPCYGLSTPHASTLEVGMVYIV
- the LOC104737993 gene encoding uncharacterized protein LOC104737993 isoform X2, whose protein sequence is MIKKQKMRKNANLLVLSLIFMFFFCGLSSVSAKPPPVKIVSGLVTNVASMLWKWLWSLQTSTTTTTTTKSGVSSRSMVKYESGYNIETVFDGSKLGIEPYAIEVSSNGGELIVLDSENSNIHKISMPLSRYGKPKLVSGSQEGYTGHVDGKLKEAKMNRPRGLAIDGSGNIYVADTNNMVIRKISDDGVSTIAAGGRWSGGSKEESMRFSDDFDLIYVSSSCSLLVIDRGNQMIREIQLHDHDCSHQEPDTDDSLHLGTALLVAAMFFGYMFALLVRRVRSLFSWSRHDSKKYVAKQNMKMAPYQRYPRPVRQPLIPPQHEPEKEEGFLGSLGKLVVKTGSSVSEMMSGSRNVIPPNFHQYHHQQEQNQWPVQESFAIPEEDGPPALEPRSGTNPDKPYLRAQSTNQNRSYYQDYDQYQNQQKRNANDATSFEDNREKNEIVFGAVQEQDGRREAMVIKAVDFNEAVNDQRNLRPRINYMGYSSQVY
- the LOC104737993 gene encoding uncharacterized protein LOC104737993 isoform X1, coding for MIKKQKMRKNANLLVLSLIFMFFFCGLSSVSAKPPPVKIVSGLVTNVASMLWKWLWSLQTSTTTTTTTKSGVSSRSMVKYESGYNIETVFDGSKLGIEPYAIEVSSNGGELIVLDSENSNIHKISMPLSRYGKPKLVSGSQEGYTGHVDGKLKEAKMNRPRGLAIDGSGNIYVADTNNMVIRKISDDGVSTIAAGGRWSGGSKEESMRFSDDFDLIYVSSSCSLLVIDRGNQMIREIQLHDHDCSHQEPDTDDSLHLGTALLVAAMFFGYMFALLVRRVRSLFSWSRHDSKKYVAKQNMKMAPYQRYPRPVRQPLIPPQHEPEKEEGFLGSLGKLVVKTGSSVSEMMSGSRNVIPPNFHQYHHQQEQNQWPVQESFAIPEEDGPPALEPRSGTNPDKPYLRAQSTNQNRSYYQDYDQYQNQQKRNANDATSFEDNREKNEIVFGAVQEQDGRREAMVIKAVDFNEAVNDQRNLRPRINYMGYSSQVY